The nucleotide window CTGCACCAACCTTCTTCAAAAGCAATATGTCTAGCCAGCCAGCCAGCCAAGCTACCTACAAGTTTGTAACAATTTTCATCTCGCTTTCGTATCGTATTGTATGTAttttaacaaacaaaaaaaaactgtAGAGGAATTCAATTGTCAAAACCAATGTACGGATTCAATTCATATAGCTTACATATATTATGTATACCTCGTGATGCATGACAGTTACATAGGAAACAGCCACCCTCTAACCATAGCATGCTCATAGTAAACCTTAAACTTGTCACGAGCATCAGGAATATCGAGCGCCAGGTCATCGAGCCCGTCTTTAACCCTACCAAAACCTTTTGTCATCTGATTAGTAGTAATCAGCCCTTCACTAAAACACTCGTGCAACAAATCCAGCATCCTGTCATTCTTCTTCTCCATAGCCATCACCAACGCTTTTTTAACCACCTCGTGGTTAAAAAATGGCATCCCCATATCGCGGATGCACTCACATGCCTCACCGACAACACCCCCAGTTTCGTATTCTTCAAGTAACTTCGTGATTTTGTCCTTGGCGTCTTCCACTGCCCACCCTGACCCACCGCCCCAACACCTCAATAGTCTCTCACCTGCATGGCGGGCACTTACAAGTGACTGAGCCACGTGAACCGTCTCACTCCCGTTGCAGTTTGGTGCTAACCGGTTCCCTATTTCATCCAGATTCAACGGAACTAGGACATCATCAATAACCGCCCGTGCGAGGAAAAGTGCGAGCTCGTTTGATGCATCGAGTATGTCTAAAGCCGTATCTTCTGCAGATTCTAGGAGGAGGGTAAAACCGTCAACAATATCTTGAGTCGAAAAGATTTCTATGTGAAGTGCAGAGAGTAAAACAGATGCCATTTCCTTCTCTCGGTTTTTTCTATCCATAGCAAGAGTTATTAACTTTTTTAAGAAAACCGGGTTGTATTCAGGTGACCCGAGATCCTCAAGATTCCTAATGAGTTCAGGAATATCATCTGAAAGAAAATACTCATGAATTATCGTCACGATTTCCTTTTTGTATCGCcgtaaattctcatcttcagcCTCTGTAGCGAGCCCATTTCCCCATGAGTTCACGAAGGACGAATCAAGCCAGCTGTCGGTAACCGCCAGCTGGACTAAGGACTCGAACAATGACTTGGCAGAAGGGATGTCGAGCACCAGGTCATCAAGGCTATCATGTAACCGGGCAAAACCTTTGAACATTTGACTCGAGCTTATTAGACCTTCTTCAGATGCTTCTTTCAGTAGCTTCAAAATTACTGGCTCGGCAGCACGATTCTCCATGGCTAGAACCAATGCCCGTTTGACAACTTCATGATGAAAGAACGCAACGCCTAGCTGGCGGATACACCTACACGCCTCAGAAGTATCACCACTCTCTACATACTCTCTCAACAGATCAGAAATTCTTTTCTTGACTTCCTCCACGGTGACGTGGGTGCTCCCGCCCCATCGCCGCTCAACCAGTTCTGCATGATGCGGGGCTGACAGATAACTTTTTTCTGCAGTTTGAAGAACTTGGAATCCTTTCGATGATTCTGATAGTGATTTTTTGGCGCGGGTCACAAAGGATGGAGGAAGGATATCATCAACCACAGCACGAGCAACGAATAAGGCAAGAATCTCGACTGCATCaagtatgtcaacctccaggtcaTCAGCAGACTCGAGAAGCATGAAAAACCCTTGTTTGATTTGTGTAGAACTGATGACATCAGAATAAAGAGCCGAAAGAAGAACCGAAGCCATTTCTTTCTCCTTGTCGTGTCTGTCCATGGCCATTGATACAAGCCTCTTAACGAAATAAGGGTGGAATTCAGATGACCCGAGTTCCCTGAGTTCAGATGCTGCTAAATCCACATCATCATTGGTGAAGTATTCATCAATGATGGATGCCACCTTTCTTTTGTACTCGTCTAACGGGTCGGAAACAGTGGACCCCACAAGTTGATATGGCTCCTAGATTTCAACATAAAAGCAATTACATGAGTATGCTAAAAATATTAACAACTAATCATTATAAATAAGAAGATGAAAATAAGTTAAATAACTACCTCGCCACTATCGTAATTAGGGTCATTGCGATCAATATGAGTTTCACCATCAGTGTCAAGTAGTTTTCCCCAAGTAcccttaccaccaccaccatctgaTTTCAAGGTTGGTCAGCAAAACaatataacacaaaaatataaaagCTACACAAAACAAACAGAAAGCTTGAACACACTGCCTACCATTAGCTCAAATTCATAATATAAACAATGAAACGAAGCAAAGAGATTAAAAATCAGATAAGAAGGCCAGGAAATGTATCCAACCAAAGTATGGACTAAATGCCCCTGTTTTATCAAATAATCGAtaaaaccacaaaaaaaaaaaacccacccTTATCAAAAGCTCCTTGGAGACACGAAACAGAACAGTACATCAACAAAAGATACATATATGGTAACAAAAGGAGTTCAAAGAGCATCACTATTGTTTCAACTATATGCAGTCATTTATTCTAAAATGACTCGAAAAGACAGAGACAGACCAGATAAGTCAGATGCAAAATAGCAACAATTTTCTAACCATGCAATCCTCCAGCTAGGACCGTCGATTTTACCCGCCCGGCGTGATCTCACCCATACCCGAAGAACCCTTACCTGAACAAACTCATAACCCGGAAACTGATTAAACCGATAGTTATTAGGGTCAAGTTTCGGTTAGACTTTCAAACATCAAAAACACGAATAACCCGATAAACATCACTAACTCCAGCATATTCAATATTAGGCAAAACAACAACACCTAAAATATATACTCCTAATTATACACACACCTTTCTTCGCCCTGCCGAGCTTTCCAGAATGCGAGCGACGAGTATGCCTCACAGCAATCCCACCGTTTGGCGCCCTCTCTCCAGCCGGAGCTTTAATTGACTGCTCAGACATCAACCATGACGGCGATTTCGGCGACGATGACAAAATCTCCGTACTCTGAGTTGCTATTTTCAACACTTCCCTCTGTTCATCAGTCAGAAACCCCTCACGCGGTGACGCCATTTCCACTCACAAATCCTACAATAATTCATAATAAAAACTTTACCAAAAGTGCAATAACCGATTTCAACTTCAAATTCATACTCAAATCGGTCGATTAGGAAATCCTACAATAATCTATAAAAAGAAAAAACTAATCTCAGCATCAATAAAACTTAACCAAAAGTACAATAAACCTATTTCAACTTCAAATTCATACTCAAATCGGTTGATTAGCGAATCCTActaaatattaaaaaacaaaaaatcagATGCATGAAATAAAACTTCAAAAAGAAACACTAAACTCAGCATCAGTTAACTCAACTAAAAGTAGAATAACCTGTTTCAACTTCAAATACAAATTCAAATTAATCTCAGCATCAATGAAACTTAATTAAAACGACAATAAACCTATTTCAACTTCAATTTAATATTCAAATCGGTTGATTAGCAATTCCTACAataatttctaaaaaaaaaaacaaatatcagCATCAATGAAACTCGACTAAAAGTACAATAACCTATTTCAACTTCAGATTCATACTCAAATCAATCGATTAGCAAATCCTACATAACTAAAAAAAACTAATCTCAGCAGTAATGAAACTTAACTAAAAGCACAATAACTTATCTCAAATTCAAATTCATACTCAAATCGGTTGATTAAATGATAACGCAATAGATCTGTTATAGTTAACTTACAGAGAGGATGAATATGACTGAACAGCGAATGCGATAAACTTGACGAACAGATTTATGCTCTTCCACTGCGGTATGAATAAGATGATGAATCTGTAAACGTTTTGGAATTAGCTGAAAATGAAGTTGCAGAAGAAATGGTGAAACCCTAGAATCTAGATGATGATGAGTGAAGTGTTTGGAGACTCAAAGAGTGTGTGCTCTGTGAGAGAGAAAAGAGGACGAAATGGAATTGGATGAGGACGGAGAGTAGGTTATTACGTCACCGTCTATTACACATGGCACTTGTGCTAAACAGGCTTGTACCGTACACACACTAATTTAGGGTTTGGGTTTTGAAAAGACAAATATGGtcttgtcttttttttttttaactagaattaccactttttttttttgaaatgcaAAGAAAAATTTACCACTTCACGTTGAGATTCATTAGTTTTATATCATATTATATAAAAGCAAATGATTCTTACATGACCGTGAGACGgtgtgtaaaacatagaaaagaataatTAAGTCAATTTCTGGCGTGTGCATTGCGACATACTTATCCAATAtggaaaaatagacgcgctgtGACGGGCCT belongs to Helianthus annuus cultivar XRQ/B chromosome 5, HanXRQr2.0-SUNRISE, whole genome shotgun sequence and includes:
- the LOC110941810 gene encoding MA3 DOMAIN-CONTAINING TRANSLATION REGULATORY FACTOR 1, coding for MASPREGFLTDEQREVLKIATQSTEILSSSPKSPSWLMSEQSIKAPAGERAPNGGIAVRHTRRSHSGKLGRAKKDGGGGKGTWGKLLDTDGETHIDRNDPNYDSGEEPYQLVGSTVSDPLDEYKRKVASIIDEYFTNDDVDLAASELRELGSSEFHPYFVKRLVSMAMDRHDKEKEMASVLLSALYSDVISSTQIKQGFFMLLESADDLEVDILDAVEILALFVARAVVDDILPPSFVTRAKKSLSESSKGFQVLQTAEKSYLSAPHHAELVERRWGGSTHVTVEEVKKRISDLLREYVESGDTSEACRCIRQLGVAFFHHEVVKRALVLAMENRAAEPVILKLLKEASEEGLISSSQMFKGFARLHDSLDDLVLDIPSAKSLFESLVQLAVTDSWLDSSFVNSWGNGLATEAEDENLRRYKKEIVTIIHEYFLSDDIPELIRNLEDLGSPEYNPVFLKKLITLAMDRKNREKEMASVLLSALHIEIFSTQDIVDGFTLLLESAEDTALDILDASNELALFLARAVIDDVLVPLNLDEIGNRLAPNCNGSETVHVAQSLVSARHAGERLLRCWGGGSGWAVEDAKDKITKLLEEYETGGVVGEACECIRDMGMPFFNHEVVKKALVMAMEKKNDRMLDLLHECFSEGLITTNQMTKGFGRVKDGLDDLALDIPDARDKFKVYYEHAMVRGWLFPM